GAGTAAATTAGGCGCCACTGCGGCCTTTGGATCGACTATTGTGGTTACCTTAAATCGTTTTTTCATCTTAGCCGCAATATGGGCTGCTTTCATTAGCCGACAAACCCGTTTGCGTGAACAGCGCTCACCTCTAGCTCGTAACTCAGCATGGATACGTGGGCTACCGTAAATTTGGTTGCTTATGGTATAAACCTCTTTAATTTCAGATATTAAACGCTCATCCTCACAATAGCGCTTGGATGGCTCAGCCTTGATAAACTGATAATAGCCACTGCGGGATACACCTAACACGTTGGACATCCTCTCTACGCTGAATTCCCCAGCATGCTTTTGCATAAACTGGTATTTTACTTGCGGGCCACTGAGAAGATGCCCAAGGCTTTTTTTAGGATATCCCTCTCTTCGCGTGCTATCGCCAATTCTTTCCGCAATTGACTGAGCTCAGCATCAGACGCTTTCAGGTATCCTTTGCCCGGGAAAGCCTCTGCACCATCCTTGTTATGCTGATGGACCCACCCTGCCAATGTACTCTTGGGAACTCCCAATTCCTCGCTCAATTGACAGAGCGTTTTACCAGTGCTGTGATACAGCTTTACCGCATTCAGCTTGAATTCCTTATCATAGCTCCTTGATTCCCCTTGATTCATAACTTCACCTCAAAAAGTAACAAAAAATTATACGCTTTGTTCCTCTTCGTTGTGTCCGTTAAAGGGTAGCAAGATCACGATTTCGGCACGCCAAACGCGGACGGCGTTACGCCACCTGCGATCCTACGGTAAACCAATGGCGATGGGCATTGAACAGGTCGTGTGCTGATATCGGTCGCTTGCCAGCCAATTGGAGCCGCTGTAGCAGTAAACTTCCCTCGGCAGTGGCCACCTGAATACCTCGTGGATCAACCGCTATAATCGTTTTAGGTGCCGCCACAACGCGGTGCGAGAGTGCTTCGGCTTGCCATACGGTAATACGCTGTCCAGCGACTTCACAGTAAGCGAGCGGCCAGGGATTGAAGGCTCGTACCGCACGGGCTAGCGCTACAGCGGGGCGGTGCCAATCCAAGGCTCCCTCCTGTTTACTGATCTTCTCCGCATAGGTGATCCCAGCCTGCTCCTGCGGTTGTGCTACCACTTGGCCCTGAGCCAGCAACGGTAAGAGCTCTACCAGCGCGGAGGCGCCCAAGGTCGCTAACTGTTGTAGTAGGGAGGCACTCGTCGTTTGCGCCGTGATGGGGCAGCTGATCTGCTGGAGGATGGGCCCGCTATCTAAACCCGCCTCCATCTGCATGAGGGTGATCCCCGAACAAACATCACCCGCCAAGATCGCCCGTTGGATGGGCGCAGCGCCACGCCAGCGGGGCAGCAACGAGGCGTGCACATTAA
This genomic stretch from unidentified bacterial endosymbiont harbors:
- the fmt gene encoding methionyl-tRNA formyltransferase; amino-acid sequence: MSASSLRIIFAGTPEFAAQHLAALCTAGHQLVGVLTQPDRASGRGKQLSASPVKQLALQYGLPLRQPPTLRSATLQQQLATLQADLMVVVAYGLILPSAILTLPRLGCINVHASLLPRWRGAAPIQRAILAGDVCSGITLMQMEAGLDSGPILQQISCPITAQTTSASLLQQLATLGASALVELLPLLAQGQVVAQPQEQAGITYAEKISKQEGALDWHRPAVALARAVRAFNPWPLAYCEVAGQRITVWQAEALSHRVVAAPKTIIAVDPRGIQVATAEGSLLLQRLQLAGKRPISAHDLFNAHRHWFTVGSQVA